The following proteins come from a genomic window of Miscanthus floridulus cultivar M001 chromosome 2, ASM1932011v1, whole genome shotgun sequence:
- the LOC136528523 gene encoding protein ARABIDILLO 2-like, giving the protein MSLGSCPAAAGDATAEELLERARGLVPPALAAARAATGFSGRWKAIAARLERVPPCLSDLSSHPCFSKNSLCRELLQSVAATLAEAAELGARCHEPPKAGKLQMQSDLDALAGKLDLNLRDCSLLVKTGVLSDATVPAAPAEIASAAGAQTDVRELLARLQIGNAEAKHRAVDGLLDALREDEKSVLSALGRGNVAALVQLLTATAPKVREKAATVLCLLAESGSCEGLLMSEGALPPFIRLAESGSLVGREKAVITLQRLSMSADIARAIVGHSGVRALIDMCQTGDSITQSAAAGALKNISAVPEVRQVLAKEGVVRVMINLLDSGVVLGSKEYAAECLQNLTSSNDSLRRAVVSEGGLRSLLAYLDGPLPQESPVAALRNLVTAVSPDSLVSLCVLPRLVHVLRDGSVGAQQAAAATICKICSSMDMKRLVGEHGCIPLLVRLLEAKSNGAREAAAQAVSSLMGCPANARDIKKDEKSVPNLVQLLDPSPQNTAKKYAISCLLALSASKRCKKLMISHGAIGYLKKLSEKDVAGSKKLLEKLNRGRLRSLFISRK; this is encoded by the coding sequence ATGAGCTTGGGGAGCTGCCCGGCTGCGGCCGGGGACGCGACGGCAGAGGAGCTGCTTGAACGGGCGCGGGGGCTGGTGCCACCCGCCCTGGCCGCTGCGCGCGCGGCGACTGGCTTCAGTGGGCGGTGGAAGGCTATCGCAGCTAGGCTGGAGAGGGTGCCACCGTGCCTGTCGGACCTGTCCAGCCACCCCTGCTTCTCCAAGAACTCGCTCTGTCGGGAGCTGCTGCAGTCGGTGGCTGCAACGCTAGCGGAGGCCGCCGAGCTCGGTGCGCGCTGCCACGAGCCTCCGAAGGCAGGGAAGCTGCAGATGCAGAGCGACCTCGACGCGCTGGCCGGGAAGCTGGACCTCAACCTCAGGGACTGCTCTCTTCTTGTCAAGACTGGTGTGCTGTCTGACGCGACGGTTCCGGCGGCCCCGGCTGAGATAGCGTCGGCTGCGGGCGCACAGACGGACGTGCGGGAGCTGCTTGCCAGGCTGCAGATTGGGAACGCAGAGGCGAAGCACCGGGCCGTGGATGGCCTGCTCGATGCTCTGCGCGAGGACGAGAAGAGTGTGCTGTCGGCGCTCGGCCGTGGCAACGTGGCCGCGCTGGTGCAGCTGCTCACGGCGACGGCACCCAAGGTTAGGGAGAAGGCGGCCACTGTTTTGTGCCTCCTCGCCGAGTCTGGCAGCTGCGAGGGGTTACTCATGTCAGAAGGCGCTCTGCCGCCGTTCATCCGGCTGGCTGAGTCCGGCAGCCTTGTTGGGCGCGAGAAGGCTGTCATCACGCTCCAGCGGCTCTCCATGTCGGCCGACATTGCCCGTGCAATCGTCGGCCACAGCGGCGTCCGCGCTCTCATCGACATGTGCCAGACCGGGGACTCAATCACACAGTCCGCCGCGGCAGGAGCGCTCAAGAACATCTCTGCAGTGCCGGAGGTCCGGCAAGTGCTGGCCAAGGAAGGCGTCGTGCGAGTCATGATCAACCTGCTCGACTCCGGCGTCGTTCTCGGCTCCAAGGAGTACGCCGCGGAGTGCCTGCAGAACCTTACGTCAAGCAACGACAGCCTGCGGCGTGCCGTCGTGTCCGAGGGCGGCCTCCGGAGCCTGCTCGCCTACCTCGACGGTCCACTTCCTCAGGAGTCACCCGTGGCCGCGCTCCGGAACCTGGTCACCGCTGTCTCACCAGACAGCCTGGTGTCGCTTTGCGTGCTCCCGCGCCTCGTCCACGTGCTCCGTGACGGTTCCGTGGGTGCTCAGCAGGCTGCCGCGGCGACCATCTGCAAGATCTGCAGCAGCATGGACATGAAGCGGCTGGTGGGCGAGCACGGGTGCATCCCGCTCCTGGTGCGCCTGCTGGAGGCCAAGTCGAACGGCGCGCGCGAGGCCGCGGCGCAGGCGGTGTCGAGCCTGATGGGGTGTCCCGCGAACGCGAGGGACATCAAGAAGGACGAGAAGAGCGTGCCCAACCTGGTGCAGCTGCTGGACCCGAGCCCCCAGAACACGGCCAAGAAGTACGCCATCTCCTGCCTGCTGGCGCTGTCGGCAAGCAAGCGGTGCAAGAAGCTGATGATCTCCCACGGCGCCATCGGGTACCTGAAGAAGCTCTCGGAGAAGGACGTGGCCGGCTCGAAGAAGCTGCTCGAGAAGCTGAACCGCGGCAGGCTGCGCAGCCTGTTCATCAGCAGGAAGTAG